The segment GGTCCCTGGCGCATCTCGATGTACTGATAAAGGATCCTGTCGAGCACATCATAGTCAGGCAGGGAGTCTGAGTCCTTTTGGTCAGGCCTTAACTCAGCCGATGGTGGTTTGGTGATCGTGTGCCACGGAATGACCTCCTCTGAGCGGTTGATGTACCTGGCCAGTTCATACACTTGTGTTTTGTAGACATCCCCCAGAACGGAGATTCCCCCGCACATATCTCCATAGAGGGTACCATAGCCCACTGCCGCTTCGCTTTTATTGGACGTATTCAGCAAAATATAGCCGAATTTGTTGGCCAGGGCCATCAGAAGGACGGCCCGGATGCGCGCCTGGATGTTCTCTTCGGTGACATCCGCAGGAAGATTCTCAAAATCAGGGAGAAGCGTGGATTCAACACTCTTAAAGATCTCTTCGATGCTCAGGGTCTGGTACGGAACGCCTGTCTTTTTTGCCAGGTCAACTGCATCCCTGATGGAGTGCTCCGTCGAATAACGGGATGGCAGCAAGACAGCATGGACGTGCGCTTCACCCAGTGCCTCAGCGGCCAGCACCAGCGTAACGGCAGAGTCAATCCCCCCGGAAAGCCCGAGTATTGCATCCTGAAAGCCCTGCTTCCGGAAATAGGTCCGAATCCCCAGTACAAGCGCGTCGTTGATCAGCGCAACAGGGGTGGTATCCAGGTTCTGGGGGCCCAGGATCCCGCAATCAGCAGGATGAACGATCCTGTTGGACTTTTCAAAATGAAAGAACCTCAGGTCTTCCTGGAAATAGTTCAGCTCATCCACCACTTTTCCTTTGCCGTCCACCACCATGGATCCCCCGTCGAAGATCAGTTCCGTCTGGGCTCCGATGTGATTCACATGGAACACGGGAAGACCGAATGCGGAAGCATTCCGGATGAGCACCTCCCGGCGCAGGCTGGCCTGATGGTAATGAAATGGCGAAGCAGCAATGTTGACGATCAGGTCCGGTTTCTGCTGAATCAAAACCTCCATGGGGGAAGCCGTATACAAGGGAGTGTCGGTGATGTTCCACAGATCCTCACAGATGGTCAGGGCGATCCGGATACCCTTATACTCTATGACGTTGAAGTCCTTGTTCGGCTCAAAATAACGATACTCATCAAAAACGTCGTAGTTGGGAAGCAGGGATTTATGCGTCAAACTTAGTACCTTCCCGTCAGCCAGGAAGCATGCACTGTTGAACAGCCGTTTTCCTTTTGGATTAGGATTGACTGACGGGGCACCAACGATGGCAGCAATGCCCTGGCATTCCTGGGCAAGGGAATGTATGGCCAGGTCACATTCGTGTATGAAGTCGTCAAACTCCAGAAAATCCCTCGGAGGATATCCCGAAACAGCCAGTTCAGCAAAAAGGACCAGGTCAGCAGCCTCATTGCGCGACTGCCGGATAGCTTCCCTGATCTTTCGCACATTCGAGTCAAAATTCCCGATGTGATAGTCAAGCTGAGCTATCGAAATTTTCACCGGACTGAATTTATAAGTAGACCTAAAAGATCACCCCGAGATTCAACTGCAGGCCATTATAATGAGCCTTTTGATTCAGGGAGTTGTCAACAGCGTTAGTGCCCTTGAGAACGTTGGTGATGCCATATTTAAAAGACAACGAAACAAACAAGCATGTGGATTCATCAATGTAATATTCTCCACCTCCGCCAAAAAGAATGGATGTCCTGAATAGCTGGATATCATCAGTAATATCGTTATCAGTAGTTTCAACAGATTTGCCATTCTCAGGATCAAACAAATCATCGCTTTTTGCTCCCAGCCTGAATCCGGGTACCAGTCCCAGTTGACCAAAGAAAGCCCATTCGTCAAACTGATTGGTTTTCATTTTTATCGATAAGGGGATATCCAGATACTTAAGCTTATAATCCCTTGACATAGTTCCAATACTATCGTTTTGTTTATCATCATATTTCAAACCCCCGTAATTCCATTCCATATCAATACCCGTAGTGAAAAAATAATTCTCTGTCATCGTAATATCGCTAATAAAACCTACTCCAAAACCAAATTTTGATCCCAGACTCTCGTAACCTTTTGTATTAGGATTCAGCCATCCAAAACTTGGGGATAATTTAAGGCCCAGGCGAAAAGGTTTTGATTGGGCGAATGCACCTGTAATGAAAATTGAGCCCAAAAGCATCAAAATAACGGTAATTTTTTTCATGATGTTTATCATTTGATTCTGTATGCAAAAATACGAAAAGATAATGGTCATTGGTTATGTTGACAAAAAGAACAACAACTATAACATTTTATGGGATAAAATCGTTTGAATGACAGGATAATTCCTTCACAAATAACTATCTTTGTCAAACACGCTTAAGAATGCGGCCGATTAAAACAGCATTGATCATCCTTCTCGCTTTCCTAACCTTAGGATTATGTGGCCAGAACAGGGTGGATTTCGGTCTGAGGGCTGGCATTGCCACCTCAGAGATCTATACCGATCTGGATGATTATACCAGCGACAAGATCCTCGGTTACCAGGCCGGGGCTTTTTTCCGCATCTTCATTACAAAAAATATTCTGATCCAACCCGAAGCCTACTTCGTAAAAAAAGGTGGTGAACTCATTTATAACAACGACGATACCGAAGACAAGGTCAGTTTCGAAGTCAGCAGTCTCGATGTTCCCCTGCTCTTAGGGTTCAAGTTCCTCGATCTGGAGTTCACCAGGATCATCCTCTACGCAGGCCCGGTAATGTCGTTTGCGCAGGGTAAATCGCTTGAATTCATCGAAGATGGCAAACTGGATATTCAGAAAAGCACCGAATACCTCCTCCAAAATACAAACTGGGGATTCCAGGCGGGCGGATCCATTGACATATTAATCTTTACACTGGATCTTCGCTATGAATGGGGACTGAACGACATCTACCAGGGGGACGATCAGTTCCGGCAGAATGCATTTTTACTGGGAGTGGGAATCAGGTTGTTCTAAGTTGAATTTTTACATGGTTTCGATGGCACAAAGAACACTTTGGACAGGTATCCTTTATCTGATGATTTTCATTTCCTTTTCGTGTGGTTCTCAAAAAAATCCCTGGCAAAACACAGACATTGATCGAATTCCCGAACCCGCTGTGGCCATTTACCGCTATGAGGAAGCTCTTTTTTCAGCCGATACCACGCGGTTTGCCACGGAGATCGGTCATATGATGGATACCTATGCAGTTTTTCTGGGCAATGCTCCGCCCGATCCGGCGGGAATACATCAACTGCTCGAATACATCCGTGACCCTTTCATACAGGAACTGAACAGGATGATCCAATCGGCATATCCCGACTTGCAAGAGCAGGAAGTCCAGCTGAGCGAAGCCTTCAGGTATTACTCCTATTATTTTCCGGATCAGGCCGTACCAGAGGTTTACACCTATATCTCGGGGGTCGATTACCAGAATCCTGTCCTGTTCCAACCCCCTCATCTACTGATAGCCCTGGACATGTACCTCGGGGCAGATTATGAACCATACCGGCAGCTGGGGGTGCCGGCCTACCTGATCAGAAATTTTACCAGGGAATTCCTTGTCAGGGACTGTGTCAGTGAGCTGGCTGCCTTTCATATGAAAGACCATTACCCGGGTGATGATGTCCTTGCTAAGATGATCGTTGAAGGTAAAAAACTCTATTTTCTGGATGCAATCCTTCCTCTGGAAGAAGATTCCGTGAAGATCGGATATACGGATGAACAGCTCAAATGGTGTTTCGAAAATGAATCCAACCTCTGGAAATTTTTCATTGAGAACGCGGTTTTATACTCAACGGACATCCAGATCATCAACAAATTTTTCAGCGACGGCCCTTTTACAAGGGGCTTTCCAAACTCCCCTGCCCGTTTGGGTACCTGGCTGGGATGGCAAATCGTCCGCAGCTATATGGAAGGTCATCCCGGTTTGAAGCTTCAGGATCTGCTGGCTGAAAACGACGTCCGGAAGATCCTGACGGATTCAGGATACAAACCGGATAAAAATTAATTCAATATTTTCTCGAAAAAGGGTCACATTTCAGGGGATTTCCGGATTAACTGGTATCAAGGTTAATCCAAATGTTCAATGCTTGTTAAAACGTATGGAAGTGCCCTTTACGGGATTCATGCCATCACCATTACCATCGAAGTCAATATTGACCAGGGCATCAACTTTTTTATGGTGGGATTGCCCGACAGCGCAGTCAAGGAAAGCCACCAGCGCATCGAGGCAGCTCTGAAAAATATCGGCCGCAAGATCCCGGGCAAGAAAATCGTGATCAACATGGCCCCTGCCGACATCCGCAAGGAGGGGTCCTCCTATGATCTCACGATTGCCATCGGGATCCTGGCTGCCTCGGAACAGATCTGTCAGGAAAAAGTCGGGCAGTATGTCATCATGGGGGAATTGTCGCTTGATGGCAGCCTTCAACCCATCAAGGGAGCCCTGCCCATTGCCATTGAGGTACGGAAAAAGGGATTCAAAGGACTGATCATTCCAAAGATCAATGCCAGGGAAGCTGGCATTGTAAGCGATATCGAAGTTTACGGTGTGGAGAATATCCTGGAGGTCATTCAGTTCTTTAACGATGAAGTCCAGCTGACTCCCGTTAAAGTGAACACCAGGGAGGAATTTTATAAGAATCTGAACGATTATGAATTTGACTTTTCCGACGTCAAAGGGCAGGAGAACATCAAACGTGCGCTGGAGATCGCTGCGGCAGGAGGGCACAATATCATTCTGATCGGCCCTCCCGGTTCGGGCAAGACCATGCTGGCCAAACGGCTGCCCTCCATCCTGCCCCCGCTGAGCCTCAACGAAGCCCTTGAAACGACCAAGATCCACTCGGTGGCCGGAAAGCT is part of the Bacteroidales bacterium genome and harbors:
- a CDS encoding NAD+ synthase is translated as MKISIAQLDYHIGNFDSNVRKIREAIRQSRNEAADLVLFAELAVSGYPPRDFLEFDDFIHECDLAIHSLAQECQGIAAIVGAPSVNPNPKGKRLFNSACFLADGKVLSLTHKSLLPNYDVFDEYRYFEPNKDFNVIEYKGIRIALTICEDLWNITDTPLYTASPMEVLIQQKPDLIVNIAASPFHYHQASLRREVLIRNASAFGLPVFHVNHIGAQTELIFDGGSMVVDGKGKVVDELNYFQEDLRFFHFEKSNRIVHPADCGILGPQNLDTTPVALINDALVLGIRTYFRKQGFQDAILGLSGGIDSAVTLVLAAEALGEAHVHAVLLPSRYSTEHSIRDAVDLAKKTGVPYQTLSIEEIFKSVESTLLPDFENLPADVTEENIQARIRAVLLMALANKFGYILLNTSNKSEAAVGYGTLYGDMCGGISVLGDVYKTQVYELARYINRSEEVIPWHTITKPPSAELRPDQKDSDSLPDYDVLDRILYQYIEMRQGPQEIIAMGFDEGVVKKVLRLVNRSEYKRHQTPPVLRISPKAFGMGRRMPIVARYLD
- a CDS encoding porin family protein, producing MKKITVILMLLGSIFITGAFAQSKPFRLGLKLSPSFGWLNPNTKGYESLGSKFGFGVGFISDITMTENYFFTTGIDMEWNYGGLKYDDKQNDSIGTMSRDYKLKYLDIPLSIKMKTNQFDEWAFFGQLGLVPGFRLGAKSDDLFDPENGKSVETTDNDITDDIQLFRTSILFGGGGEYYIDESTCLFVSLSFKYGITNVLKGTNAVDNSLNQKAHYNGLQLNLGVIF
- a CDS encoding porin family protein — translated: MRPIKTALIILLAFLTLGLCGQNRVDFGLRAGIATSEIYTDLDDYTSDKILGYQAGAFFRIFITKNILIQPEAYFVKKGGELIYNNDDTEDKVSFEVSSLDVPLLLGFKFLDLEFTRIILYAGPVMSFAQGKSLEFIEDGKLDIQKSTEYLLQNTNWGFQAGGSIDILIFTLDLRYEWGLNDIYQGDDQFRQNAFLLGVGIRLF
- a CDS encoding YifB family Mg chelatase-like AAA ATPase → MLVKTYGSALYGIHAITITIEVNIDQGINFFMVGLPDSAVKESHQRIEAALKNIGRKIPGKKIVINMAPADIRKEGSSYDLTIAIGILAASEQICQEKVGQYVIMGELSLDGSLQPIKGALPIAIEVRKKGFKGLIIPKINAREAGIVSDIEVYGVENILEVIQFFNDEVQLTPVKVNTREEFYKNLNDYEFDFSDVKGQENIKRALEIAAAGGHNIILIGPPGSGKTMLAKRLPSILPPLSLNEALETTKIHSVAGKLSSHSSLITTRPYRSPHHSISDAGLVGGGSYPQPGEISLAHNGVLFLDELPEFKRSALEVMRQPMEERVVTISRARFTVEYPASFMLVAAMNPCPCGFYNHPDKECVCSPGMVQKYLNKISGPLLDRIDLHVEVIPVPFKELNQERVSEISETIRNRVIAAREMQDKRFENEKGVYCNAHMSTKLTRKICRVGEAGEELLKNAMQRLNLSARAYNRILKVARTIADLEQSQAISTEHLAEAIQYRSLDRESWGT